The genomic stretch TTACCTGTTATCATTTCATAGAGTCTTATGTATCGGGAAGAGAGTTCTACAACAAGTTCATCCGGAGCTTTGGGGAGTTCTTCATCGTTGTAAGGATCACAGTTGTCTCTGAACCACAGTCTCAGAAATTCCTTGTCGATGTTCTCCGGTTCTTCACCATTATTGAATTTCTGCTGATAACTGTCCGATATCCAGTAGCGTGAAGAATCGGGAGTGTGAATTTCATCTACGAGAACAATATTCCCATTGCTGTCCCTGCCGAGTTCGTATTTTGTATCGACTAGTATGAGACCGTGCTCAGAGGCTATCTCCATTCCTCTGCGGAAAAGTTTCATGGCGATATCTGAGGCTTTGTCCCATTCATCCTGAGACATCAGTTTCTGATTAACGATTTCTTCTGGAGTGATGGACTCATCATGTTCTTCACTCTTTGTTGTGGGAGTGATAATAGGTTCAGGGAATTTCTGGTTTTTCACCATGCCGTCAGGGAGGGCATTACCGCAGATATTCCGTTTCCCGTTTCTGTATAGTGTCCATGCTGAAGTACTTGTGCTGCCCGTGAGGTATCCCCGCATAATGAACTCCACAGGGAATACTTTGCATTTCATCGCAAGTGTAACATTCGGATCCGGTATGGAGATAACATGATTGGGTACGATATCCTCCGTTCTGCCAAACCAG from Candidatus Aegiribacteria sp. encodes the following:
- a CDS encoding phosphoribosylaminoimidazolesuccinocarboxamide synthase → MSSCLIDTSSLKLPGRIRGKVRDIYDLGDRILLITTDRQSAFDRVLASVPFKGQVLNQVSAFWFGRTEDIVPNHVISIPDPNVTLAMKCKVFPVEFIMRGYLTGSTSTSAWTLYRNGKRNICGNALPDGMVKNQKFPEPIITPTTKSEEHDESITPEEIVNQKLMSQDEWDKASDIAMKLFRRGMEIASEHGLILVDTKYELGRDSNGNIVLVDEIHTPDSSRYWISDSYQQKFNNGEEPENIDKEFLRLWFRDNCDPYNDEELPKAPDELVVELSSRYIRLYEMITG